AGTGTAGCTAGAATTAGAGCTCCTGTTCCTTTTGTGTTGTATATTGCTGACATCTCGtcgttggagatgatgatcccGCCGAAGTGGTTGCCCAACGTGCCGACGAAGATAGTTGGGAGGACTTGTCCGAAGTAGGTGAGGGAGAAGACGAGCCATTTGCTTGTGTCGGCTGGGTAGTGGATGTAGTAATCCCCTGCGATGGGACACCATGAGCAGGCGACGCCGAAGACGACAGCGAAATAGCTCAGACAGGCACCGCTGTAGTCGATGCCGCTGAGTTGGCTCAGCCCGGGGGTGGGAGAGAAGTACCGCGCGGACTGTCCCCATGTCACGCAGATGAGTACCAATGCAACGATCCAGGCGTATCGTTCGTAGTGATGGATGAGAGTGAAGCCGCAAAAGGACACGAGGAAGCCGATCGCGACGATAATAACAATCCCTGCCGCCAGTGGGACCGAATCGCCGGATACGGCCACAAGGAGCTGGCCTCCGACCACTGCAGCAATGACCGCATATCCGCCATTGACGATAATATTCAACAGGCCGCAGAACTTCGCACCCCAGATGCCGAATGCATAGCGGGCGACTGCCACCTGGCGGAGGCCGCTTGGTGGGCTCAGCGTCGCGGTAAAAGCGGGTGCAATGGTCCCAAGGAGCGCCGCGAAGATAGTCAGGATGACTGAGGTGTGCACTGAGAGGCCAAAGATAGGACCCAGTGAGCCGATAGGGATCAGCGTTGGGCTTATCAGGACAGAGAACCAAAAGAACATCATCTGAGCGGGATCGGGCGCGTCAGTCAGGCTTCATATCTTTTTGGCAAGAACGAGAGAATGGCCTCCATGCTCACCTCAGGACAGTAATACATACATTCAATTTCTGTGGTGGTCGTCGCTTATCCTCTGGCACTCGCTCGACCCCCATGGCCTCCACGCCCAATTTGCGGTCGATCCAGGTCTCGAAATTGCGCAGCGATCGCAATAGCCCGTTGCCCTCTTGGATATGTCTCATGCGCTTCTCTCCCTCGTCACCCGGGTCAACCGCAGTATTCGTGCGCTCAGTGGGTGACTCGAGGGAACCATCGTGCGACTCGATGCCCACATGCCAGAGGCTTTTCTGTTCGCG
This window of the Aspergillus flavus chromosome 8, complete sequence genome carries:
- a CDS encoding permease for cytosine/purines, uracil, thiamine, allantoin-domain-containing protein, which gives rise to MEIEREQKSLWHVGIESHDGSLESPTERTNTAVDPGDEGEKRMRHIQEGNGLLRSLRNFETWIDRKLGVEAMGVERVPEDKRRPPQKLNMMFFWFSVLISPTLIPIGSLGPIFGLSVHTSVILTIFAALLGTIAPAFTATLSPPSGLRQVAVARYAFGIWGAKFCGLLNIIVNGGYAVIAAVVGGQLLVAVSGDSVPLAAGIVIIVAIGFLVSFCGFTLIHHYERYAWIVALVLICVTWGQSARYFSPTPGLSQLSGIDYSGACLSYFAVVFGVACSWCPIAGDYYIHYPADTSKWLVFSLTYFGQVLPTIFVGTLGNHFGGIIISNDEMSAIYNTKGTGALILATLRPAGWAKFACTIFALTFLANVIANIYSSALCIQLWGKHFLAIPRFIWCALTSAIVLALAWGGRNKLEAIIDNFLAILGYWTLAFALILAIEHFWFRPRLGGYDLSAWQDPKRMPVGIAGTAALLIGIGFSFLGMCQTWYVSPVARRIGKSGGDVGDYLVFASVGVFYPVLRTLEIRLAGR